CAGCGCCAGCACGCGATCGATCGCTTCCCAGGGACAGTCGACCGGCCGCATAAAGACGCGAGCCATAATGCTGATGACGGCGACACGGATGCCGCTGGCCGACTCGACGATAGCGAAATCTTTGCCCGGCGCCGTTTTGGGGAAGTTGGCCGGTTTGACGATGTTGTTCTGCGATTGCAACGTTTGGAACAGCTCTTTGCGACGGTAGATGTGATCTCCCATTGTGATGCAATCGATGCCGCAGTCGATGATTTCCTTGTAAGCGGCTGGGGTGAGCCCCGAGCCGCCGCAGGCGTTTTCGGCATTGGCCACGATCAAACTGAGCCCCTCGCGCCGGCGTAGTCCATAGCTGGCCATCCGCACGATGTCGCGTCCCGGTTTGCCGACGATGTCGCCAATGTGCAATATCCGCACTATCTCTCCTTCGACTACTTTTAGCGGGCGAACTCAGTGAATCG
The nucleotide sequence above comes from Blastopirellula sp. J2-11. Encoded proteins:
- a CDS encoding YmdB family metallophosphoesterase, with product MRILHIGDIVGKPGRDIVRMASYGLRRREGLSLIVANAENACGGSGLTPAAYKEIIDCGIDCITMGDHIYRRKELFQTLQSQNNIVKPANFPKTAPGKDFAIVESASGIRVAVISIMARVFMRPVDCPWEAIDRVLALIPASVKVRCVDFHGEATSDKQVMGRYLDGRVSYVLGTHTHVPTADEQIFKGGTAFQCDVGMTGPHESIIGRNIERVTETTITFRPTQFDVARDDVRLTGSIVDVDPETGRATGIRRIQIREEEAKALQAEYPQDASR